TTTCTGAAGTTTGGCGAGTGCACCGCCTACTTTCTTGCCGTTGCGCGCCGTTCCGAACAAGTGCCTGCTGACGGTGGACTGGGTTAGACCCAGCATTTCGGCGATGTCTTCCTGCGTCTTGTTGCAGAAGTAATACAGCTTGAGGACTTCTTTCTGCCGTTCCGTGAGTTGCGCGTCGATCAGTTCTTGGACGACAGGCAGAACACTCTGAAAGAACTCCTGGAGCGCATACCGCCGCTCCCGGTCTTCGGCTGTCTCAAACCACAGGGCCTTCTCGGCGGGGATGCTTTCAAGATAGGCCGCGCTTGTGGGAATTTCCCAAAATTCTACGTTAAACCGTGCCATGGCCGGATTCTCCTCTTCTACTTCGTCCCTCGGACTCTCTTTGTGCCGTCGTAATCGTCTTCGTGTTGGTAAAAGCTCGTTCGCCCACTCGGGGCACCGGTCGCGAGTTGAGGTACATTCGATGGTTGCGCTTCATGATTGTTCTCCCTTGCTTGCTTGCCCGTTCCTCTCGGAACACTTGGTTTCTGGTACGTAACTGCCCCTCGCGGGGCGACTAAAATGAGAAGCGCCGCAGGCGCTTTTGGGTTCCGCCTGCGGCGCTTTTTATAGCTGCCTGTGGTCTCTTGGGCCTATCCGATAGGAGGCGCCTCGAGGCGGGACCCGCGCGGGGTGATTCGCACCACCACGCCAGCGAACGTGGGGGCAACGTGCCACCCCGCCATTCGCTTCATGGCGGTTTGGAGCGTCATATGCACGTTCGAGGTCCCGTTCACAGTCTGCATTCCTTCTGAGTTATTCGCGAGATAACCTACGGGGTATTTCGCGAGCGTTGCGCAAGTAAACCACAAGTGAGCGTCGATTTCAAGTGTTTCGCCGGAAAACAACGCTCCCCGTACACTTCTTCACAGGAGTATGCGCACTTTTTCCGGTGGGTATCTGGCAGGAAGCAGAATATTAGAGGTTGCTATCGCCCTTTCAGGACTCTCATCTTTTGGGGGGCGGGTACCTGGGGTTTCGATTC
The DNA window shown above is from Candidatus Hydrogenedentota bacterium and carries:
- a CDS encoding sigma-70 family RNA polymerase sigma factor: MECTSTRDRCPEWANELLPTRRRLRRHKESPRDEVEEENPAMARFNVEFWEIPTSAAYLESIPAEKALWFETAEDRERRYALQEFFQSVLPVVQELIDAQLTERQKEVLKLYYFCNKTQEDIAEMLGLTQSTVSRHLFGTARNGKKVGGALAKLQKAVEKTAGSEVDEALAALKIRFESSSVAA